DNA from Biomphalaria glabrata chromosome 14, xgBioGlab47.1, whole genome shotgun sequence:
GATTtttccataaaagtaggaccagCCACCCTCACACTCAAAGAGCTTatgtgggaagggcagtagatgtattccccccccccccccattccacgCAACAGGGAAACGACATAACATAAAGTtcgtttaaaatatcaataacaagttgttttaatcatatagatcaGGGCAAATTAAGGCCTGCGGGCCAAATGCGGCCCGttagagtgttttatgcggcccggaACACGTACAGAATTCAGGTGTGCCCTCAAATTAAACATATAATAAAgggagaaaaataaaattaaataatttaaatatcttcttatctcgtatgatgaagaggctaaagaaacattgtctctgcATGTCATGCTaaaaattttaaagcaaatgaaGATTATGCTTGTTTGCAATATTTCCATCTATTTAGTCAAAGACATAAAATCAggcagtatttattcaatgctatgaagaactgtgttaaaagtgttgggttggcttggaacaagatggtaagtgtaacaactgatggagttcATGCTTTAACTGAGTaaaacagtttgtttgttttttttacttaaggaACAATATCTCAACTAAAAACTCTACACGAGAACGTTTGCATAAAACTGCATTGAATATCTAACATGTTATTGACCACATTATCAGCAATCACACTTATCAGAGCTAGGGGACTTAACCACAGACAGTTTATAAATTTACTTGAAgatgtgaaaacaaaacattccgatgttaaGTAACACAGTAGTGTCCGCTGTGTTAGCAAGAACAAAGTGTTGAGAAGAATATGGGATCTCAAGTAAGAAATTGtaatgttccttgaaggacatcgACTGTGattttgttactaatatttctaaagaAGAGTTAAGACAGATTTCATTTTGTTCATCGTAAACAATTCAGTGGgtgtttgcacatgaaatgtaaacatctttccaaACAAAACTTTTTCATTTCTCCAGTCAAtaagtgaaaacaggtttaaTCATTTTCCTTTGATGAAAGGTTTCTAgtaaaatggttgaaaagtacaaaaattgttaaatttaaaatgcaaaCTTTAAGACACCAAGATCTtgaaaccagttttcaatatccTTACTTCACCAATACAGAAGTACAGAAGCTGAGTCAGCTCCTATCGAAATACCTCCAAGCTAATTACGACCTTCCAcgggagttttatgggtgccagaagctgttatttccacacttaaaaaaaacttgatgcTAAATTTGTACATTGTTTGGGTTCACATAAATCGTGAACAAGCCTTTTTTATTGGTTTGAGCAACAACAAGTGGAACAACAACTCGATGCTGACAGACTAATTTGACAGCTgtcacaaggataacaactagttAGCTAGTTCCACCACAGTTCCAGAACATCATGCACGAgtgtataattaaatatttacataaagtaGAACACCACAATGGAATTGTTGTGATGAattgttgtgatgtaaaaaggcaataacaaaataaaattaaaaaaaaaaaatttaattagtttCAAAAATCGCTAAATCTTGTAACTCCTCATTTGGTAGTGTAAaaaagatgtaaatgtttaatacagtatacatgtatattttctaagttgtaaatacatatatatatatatatatatatataagcgcccccccccccactcctaaAAATTTTTTAAGCGGCCCTCGATTGAAAAAGGTTGTTAACAAGATGGGATTTCTGcgaataaattggaccgccccccccactcgaaagtttatgggagGGGGCGGAATAGATACTATCGCCCCACCCCCACCTCACCAAATAGGCCAGCATATTAAAGATGGGGGAGAAATAATCtgaaaataggttgaaataaaaaaaaaatttgtataaattatttaCATAGCTAACAAATTCGAATACAAATTTTGCGATTTCTTGAGTTAGTTATATCGTTCTGTCAAGTGTTTTTAGAGAAACGAAGCGATGTGATTAAAACTgtctaatttaaatataaaaatcaaaataatttgtattgttataggttagtatttaaaaacaaattactattgtagatgtttttttttttcgcctgtCATACCATTAgctaaaaacaaagaaagataactctggtatttattttaaatttcatagttttttatttttgttttctttttccacTACATAGCTCTGCTATATACATTTGCATATATGCCAAGGTAGGACAAGACCATCATGCTTTTGTCACAACACTACTATAGGTAATGTTTATTCTATTGTCATTAACTTCATGGCTTCAAAAGAATTAAGTAATGCTCGTCTGCGGGGAGCATGGACTTTGGATAGAGGAGTACTTTATAGTGAGGTGCGAATATTGCCTACAATTTTAGGTAATATTAAtacaatatttcattatttgtatctgtaatattttatttcaattttgattaaaatgtataaatatggTACCAAACCTAGCTAAACTAGAGTTGCATTAATATATACCAGAACAGAATGGGCaattaaatgaaacaaagaatttaaattaaattattgatttgatgagcatttataaaaaaaaatagttcagaTATtgcatttttcttcttctttttcataGTAGAAAAATATAAGACTCTAGGTGATTTAGGACCATGAGAGCTCGTTTCAAACAGGCTGTCTGGAACAAAAACTTCAGTCGGGAAAGGGTGCAACAAAATATAGATTTTTACATCCCTTTTTTCCAACGACTTGTATCTAACACTCTGATTAGAAGCGAGGCCACCGAGAAACTCCTCGATATTTATTCTCAATCTAAAAACTGTCTCTTGTGGAACGGTCTGTGTGTAGTGATACATTGAATCTTGGGTTTTCCAggatataaatatgaattatttcaaaagatagttggttttaaaaatatacaaaaataacgCACTTTCACATGAAAGTTTAACAGTTTCTATTATTCGTTATAATATCATCATGTAAAATAATATGCCTTATTCGCTTAAGcatttacttattttgtttatttagatctaaatgaacCTGAAATGTTAGTGTTCCTGAATGGCAATCTGATAAACCAATCTGAATGTCAAGAAACTGTAGACGTCTCGAATGTTGACATTTATTTTATCGTACAGAAAGTTCTACCACagttttgctttttaaaaataaaagacttgCATTCAAATCAAACTGTTGAAAAAGAATGTAGTGTTTTGCACTATTCAACTAGTATAAATGAGACAAGAGAAATGGAGTTTACTCTTTACCTGTGTAATAATACAGAATACACTAGGTCATTTACGTGCACTATTAGTTTGAGTAAGTACACATTAATTCCTAGCTATAAGTCAAATTAAATACGTTAGCAATTTTTAATTTGgaggttcatttttttttttttgggggggtctatttttttaaaataaaaaacgggGCAGACCGACAACCAcattacacaaaactaatagctttTAATCTTATAAAAGTTCGTTAAAAACATATTATCTAAGACATTTTAGTTTTCAAGGAAAGCACGCCCCTACTTACAACAATGTAAAAATATTGTaccttataaaatatttatgtctacttctactagatttagttgttcaaatgtgttttttttttgtatatgtatgtatatatatataggtaatCCATCAATCGGAAAATTGCAAAACTGCAGCCTCAACGTAATCAATAACGTACTATTAGCTTTCTGTGTTGTCTTCTTTTGTGCAAGCATGGTAATGGCACCTATGTAAGTCTGAAACTATTCTATGTTTTAAATCATTTTGTATTCATATAAAAATTTACGGATATGCCTACTAATTGTTAAATCTACTGTTGACTCTTGATAGATTTCATTCCTAC
Protein-coding regions in this window:
- the LOC106051507 gene encoding uncharacterized protein LOC106051507 isoform X1; the encoded protein is MKETFSLLYFLFFGYKVLGNFTQNQRKIQILDMPGEYYKICYLENKEEFEIESEISTLIGDNSSTHNIKYQVLKLKEQEYIELCYIHLHICQGRTRPSCFCHNTTIGNVYSIVINFMASKELSNARLRGAWTLDRGVLYSEVRILPTILDLNEPEMLVFLNGNLINQSECQETVDVSNVDIYFIVQKVLPQFCFLKIKDLHSNQTVEKECSVLHYSTSINETREMEFTLYLCNNTEYTRSFTCTISLSNPSIGKLQNCSLNVINNVLLAFCVVFFCASMVMAPILIKQNVKKWRKAKMKKKRDQVDAQRRNNNEEEKVELTIQKEI
- the LOC106051507 gene encoding uncharacterized protein LOC106051507 isoform X2; this translates as MPGEYYKICYLENKEEFEIESEISTLIGDNSSTHNIKYQVLKLKEQEYIELCYIHLHICQGRTRPSCFCHNTTIGNVYSIVINFMASKELSNARLRGAWTLDRGVLYSEVRILPTILDLNEPEMLVFLNGNLINQSECQETVDVSNVDIYFIVQKVLPQFCFLKIKDLHSNQTVEKECSVLHYSTSINETREMEFTLYLCNNTEYTRSFTCTISLSNPSIGKLQNCSLNVINNVLLAFCVVFFCASMVMAPILIKQNVKKWRKAKMKKKRDQVDAQRRNNNEEEKVELTIQKEI